A single Curtobacterium sp. MCJR17_020 DNA region contains:
- a CDS encoding exonuclease domain-containing protein: MPLNFTAIDFETANSSPASACSVGLVKVRAGRVVDRASWFIRPPFGHDAFLEWNTRIHGIVAEDVVHAKTWEQQYPDLVAFAEGDVLVAHNARFDMGVIAGGCSATGIDLAEHHSMCSLAVARKTYTLDSYRLPVAAMAAGFEGFQHHDAAADAEACAAIVIHAAGHHGTDTVEALGAATRVTIAPVRARAEKPKASTPQPRLSNRPMVFAD, encoded by the coding sequence GTGCCGTTGAACTTCACCGCGATCGACTTCGAGACCGCGAACAGCTCGCCCGCCAGTGCGTGCTCCGTCGGACTCGTCAAGGTCCGCGCGGGCCGGGTCGTCGACCGGGCGTCGTGGTTCATCCGCCCGCCGTTCGGACACGACGCGTTCCTCGAGTGGAACACCCGGATCCACGGGATCGTCGCCGAGGACGTCGTGCACGCGAAGACGTGGGAGCAGCAGTACCCCGACCTGGTGGCCTTCGCCGAGGGTGACGTCCTGGTCGCGCACAACGCCCGGTTCGACATGGGCGTCATCGCCGGCGGCTGCTCGGCCACCGGCATCGACCTCGCCGAACACCACTCGATGTGCTCGCTCGCGGTCGCCCGCAAGACCTACACGCTCGACTCCTACCGACTGCCGGTCGCCGCGATGGCCGCCGGGTTCGAGGGCTTCCAGCACCACGACGCCGCCGCCGATGCCGAGGCGTGCGCCGCGATCGTCATCCACGCCGCCGGCCACCACGGCACCGACACGGTCGAGGCCCTGGGGGCAGCGACCCGCGTGACGATCGCCCCGGTCCGGGCCCGTGCCGAGAAGCCCAAGGCGTCGACGCCGCAGCCGCGGCTGTCGAACCGCCCGATGGTCTTCGCCGACTGA
- the ychF gene encoding redox-regulated ATPase YchF, whose amino-acid sequence MALTIGIVGLPNVGKSTLFNALTKNQVLAANYPFATIEPNVGVVNLPDSRLDQLAELFHSEKTVPAPVSFVDIAGIVKGASEGEGLGNKFLANIREADAIAQVVRGFTDDDVVHVANKVSPKDDLEVINTELILADMETIDKALPRYEKTVKLKQAEPIVLETAREARAALEQGTLLSATKIDLAPIAELGLLSAKPFIFVFNVDEAILTDDARKAELAALVAPAQAVFLDAQVESELIDLDPADAAELLESTGQTESGLDQLARIGFDTLGLQTYLTAGPKEARAWTIGKGWKAPQAAGVIHTDFEKGFIKAEVISFVDLVETGSIAEARAAGKARIEGKDYVMQDGDVVEFRFNN is encoded by the coding sequence GTGGCTCTCACCATCGGAATCGTCGGTCTCCCGAACGTCGGCAAGTCGACCCTGTTCAACGCCCTGACCAAGAACCAGGTCCTCGCCGCGAACTACCCGTTCGCGACGATCGAGCCGAACGTCGGGGTGGTGAACCTGCCCGACTCGCGGCTCGACCAGCTCGCCGAGCTCTTCCACTCGGAGAAGACCGTGCCCGCGCCGGTGTCGTTCGTCGACATCGCCGGCATCGTCAAGGGCGCGAGCGAAGGTGAGGGGCTCGGCAACAAGTTCCTCGCCAACATCCGCGAGGCCGACGCCATCGCGCAGGTCGTCCGCGGCTTCACCGACGACGACGTCGTGCACGTCGCCAACAAGGTGTCCCCGAAGGACGACCTCGAGGTCATCAACACCGAGCTGATCCTCGCCGACATGGAGACGATCGACAAGGCTCTGCCGCGGTACGAGAAGACCGTGAAGCTCAAGCAGGCCGAGCCGATCGTGCTCGAGACCGCTCGCGAGGCCCGTGCCGCGCTCGAGCAGGGCACCCTGCTGTCCGCGACGAAGATCGACCTCGCGCCGATCGCCGAGCTCGGACTCCTGTCCGCCAAGCCCTTCATCTTCGTGTTCAACGTCGACGAGGCGATCCTGACCGACGACGCCCGCAAGGCCGAGCTGGCCGCGCTGGTCGCCCCCGCACAGGCAGTGTTCCTCGACGCCCAGGTCGAGTCGGAGCTCATCGACCTCGACCCCGCCGACGCCGCCGAGCTGCTCGAGTCGACCGGGCAGACCGAGTCCGGGCTCGACCAGCTCGCCCGCATCGGGTTCGACACCCTCGGGCTGCAGACCTACCTGACGGCCGGCCCGAAGGAAGCCCGCGCGTGGACGATCGGCAAGGGGTGGAAGGCACCCCAGGCTGCCGGCGTCATCCACACCGATTTCGAGAAGGGCTTCATCAAGGCCGAGGTCATCTCGTTCGTCGACCTGGTCGAGACCGGCTCCATCGCCGAGGCCCGCGCTGCCGGCAAGGCCCGCATCGAGGGCAAGGACTACGTCATGCAGGACGGCGACGTGGTGGAGTTCCGCTTCAACAACTGA
- a CDS encoding DUF2510 domain-containing protein: MTNPQAGWYDDGSGTMRWWDGSAWTEQVQPPAPAASGIGGVIGRIQAEAAAGGQPRPAQNGMSYVVLQVVLREKFFGTGSGNLTELEKAINAQAALGYRLHTITTASSGSTGFGGGDRLQATMVFERIN, from the coding sequence ATGACGAACCCACAGGCAGGTTGGTACGACGACGGTTCCGGCACCATGCGGTGGTGGGACGGTTCTGCGTGGACCGAGCAGGTGCAGCCGCCAGCACCCGCGGCGTCCGGCATCGGTGGGGTGATCGGTCGGATCCAGGCCGAGGCCGCCGCGGGCGGACAGCCTCGCCCGGCTCAGAACGGCATGAGCTACGTGGTCCTGCAGGTGGTGCTGCGGGAGAAGTTCTTCGGCACGGGTTCCGGCAACCTCACCGAGTTGGAGAAGGCGATCAACGCGCAGGCTGCGCTCGGCTACCGGCTCCACACGATCACGACGGCTTCGTCGGGCAGCACGGGGTTCGGTGGCGGAGATCGACTGCAGGCCACCATGGTGTTCGAGCGGATCAACTGA
- a CDS encoding phage tail protein, with translation MSYVVDFVNVSTVGLESSPVADALAGLRANEARYFANKYDHVFTTHAAADVPDLVEYVRRVLEEERGLVIASPPLEATEALVDGVRWTYVFYESGLAINVLYTLEPGGKRAVGFKLSDGMDVPEELADKFKFARQKSKLAGTIRGSFFVVKGEY, from the coding sequence ATGTCGTACGTCGTCGACTTCGTGAACGTGTCCACGGTGGGTCTGGAGTCCTCGCCGGTCGCCGACGCACTCGCCGGGCTCCGGGCCAACGAGGCGCGGTACTTCGCGAACAAGTACGACCACGTGTTCACCACGCACGCCGCAGCTGACGTGCCGGACCTCGTCGAGTACGTGCGGCGGGTGCTCGAGGAGGAGCGCGGGCTGGTCATCGCGTCACCACCGCTCGAAGCGACGGAAGCGCTCGTCGACGGCGTGCGCTGGACGTACGTGTTCTACGAGTCCGGTCTCGCGATCAACGTGCTCTACACGCTCGAACCGGGCGGCAAGCGTGCGGTCGGCTTCAAGCTGTCCGACGGCATGGACGTGCCCGAGGAACTCGCCGACAAGTTCAAGTTCGCACGGCAGAAGTCGAAGCTCGCTGGCACGATCCGCGGCTCGTTCTTCGTCGTGAAGGGCGAGTACTGA
- a CDS encoding HD domain-containing protein, with protein sequence MPLDVEALLTPPSPVAARALDVVRTWSSPALVNHCLRSWAWAVLLAPTVDLEPDRELLFVATMLHDLGVTPSFDAHAVPFEDAGGAVGSVFALGAGWDAARARRVGEVIERHMWTSVDPALDVEGHLLEVATSLDVSGAGFSRWSTDDLHAVATALPRLGFSGSFDELIHAQASRKPASAAGRLDGSGNVAAGGARWDAFLAS encoded by the coding sequence ATGCCGCTCGACGTCGAAGCCCTGCTCACCCCGCCCTCCCCAGTCGCCGCACGGGCGTTGGACGTCGTCCGCACCTGGTCCTCCCCCGCGCTGGTGAACCACTGCCTGCGCTCGTGGGCGTGGGCGGTCCTGCTCGCACCGACCGTCGACCTCGAGCCCGACCGCGAGCTGCTCTTCGTCGCCACGATGCTGCACGACCTCGGCGTGACACCGTCGTTTGACGCCCACGCCGTGCCGTTCGAAGACGCCGGCGGCGCCGTGGGCTCCGTCTTCGCCCTCGGCGCCGGGTGGGACGCAGCCCGCGCTCGACGCGTCGGTGAGGTCATCGAGCGGCACATGTGGACCTCCGTCGACCCCGCGCTGGATGTGGAGGGGCACCTGCTCGAGGTCGCCACCTCGCTCGACGTCTCCGGTGCCGGGTTCTCCCGGTGGTCCACCGACGATCTGCACGCCGTCGCCACCGCACTGCCCCGCCTCGGGTTCTCCGGCTCGTTCGACGAACTGATCCACGCGCAGGCTTCGCGCAAGCCGGCCTCCGCCGCTGGACGACTCGACGGCTCCGGCAACGTGGCTGCCGGTGGCGCCCGTTGGGACGCGTTCCTGGCCTCCTGA
- a CDS encoding amidase family protein, which translates to MTAKKPAASKQVAATPTTSRKRTAVAGASLIALVGTVLAATPAITAAAAPASVDASPAAMLAPYYTDLDLTGDDQVTKSDLAVLTDHLGTTSASDDWATVSAADTDADGTITVADLAALSQRMIYDDGPFTLVEASTIDMQAAMNAGVTTSVAITQDYLDRIAAYDRTKVDTASTGRALNSIVTTNAEALAAAKTADAERAEHGMTSMLLGVPIAVKDNYDTKDMPTTGGCGCWDDNQTDTDATMVAGLRGAGAVILAKASLDEFAYGFVSEFSSNQPAGSSLLVASPYNTAQTAGGSSGGTGAAIAANLAGIGFGTDTGGSIRIPSTYNQLVGIRPTVGLASRDGIIPLALSQDTGGPIARSVTDAAVALDAVTGVDAADPVTSAQSGKVPTSYTSSLDADSLEGARIGYVTSMVGTNATAKRLFDASVAKLEAAGATVVPITATTAFNRVLSEGSGSTNEFKHDLDEYVAKHLDPDVTARSLQGILASGEYVPSRKSTYESRDLITDAQYQAWAGPTGSHTTQLATGKQLVTQMLDDQDLDSLIYPSGTPYGTQSTNMRLSPNTGMPAITVPMGQATAADGAITGAGVNLEFLGRSFDESTLIGLGYAFEQETKARTTPALYPTLG; encoded by the coding sequence ATGACCGCCAAGAAGCCGGCCGCCAGCAAGCAGGTCGCGGCAACGCCCACGACCAGCCGGAAGCGCACCGCCGTCGCGGGCGCCTCGCTCATCGCCCTCGTCGGCACCGTCCTCGCCGCGACCCCCGCGATCACGGCCGCGGCAGCACCGGCATCCGTGGACGCCAGCCCCGCCGCGATGCTCGCGCCGTACTACACGGACCTCGACCTGACCGGCGACGACCAGGTCACGAAGTCCGACCTCGCGGTGCTCACCGACCACCTGGGCACGACGAGCGCCAGTGACGACTGGGCGACGGTCAGCGCCGCGGACACCGACGCCGACGGCACGATCACCGTCGCGGACCTCGCTGCGCTGTCCCAGCGGATGATCTACGACGACGGCCCGTTCACGCTCGTCGAGGCGTCCACCATCGACATGCAGGCCGCCATGAACGCCGGGGTCACCACCTCGGTCGCCATCACGCAGGACTACCTCGACCGCATCGCCGCGTACGACCGCACCAAGGTCGACACCGCGTCGACCGGTCGCGCGCTCAACTCGATCGTCACGACGAACGCCGAGGCCCTCGCCGCGGCGAAGACGGCGGACGCCGAGCGGGCCGAGCACGGCATGACGAGCATGCTGCTGGGCGTGCCGATCGCGGTGAAGGACAACTACGACACCAAGGACATGCCGACCACGGGCGGCTGTGGCTGCTGGGACGACAACCAGACCGACACCGACGCCACGATGGTGGCCGGCCTGCGCGGTGCCGGTGCGGTGATCCTCGCCAAGGCCAGCCTCGACGAGTTCGCCTACGGCTTCGTCTCGGAGTTCTCGTCGAACCAGCCCGCCGGTTCGTCGTTGCTGGTCGCCAGCCCGTACAACACGGCGCAGACCGCCGGCGGCTCCAGCGGCGGCACCGGTGCAGCGATCGCGGCGAACCTGGCCGGCATCGGGTTCGGCACCGACACCGGTGGCTCGATCCGCATCCCGTCGACGTACAACCAGCTCGTCGGTATCCGTCCGACGGTCGGCCTGGCCAGCCGCGACGGCATCATCCCGCTCGCGCTGTCGCAGGACACCGGTGGGCCCATCGCCCGGTCGGTGACCGACGCGGCGGTCGCGCTCGACGCCGTCACCGGTGTGGACGCGGCCGACCCCGTCACGAGCGCGCAGTCCGGCAAGGTGCCCACCTCGTACACGTCGTCGCTCGACGCCGACTCGCTCGAGGGCGCCCGCATCGGCTACGTCACGTCGATGGTCGGCACGAACGCCACGGCCAAGCGGCTGTTCGACGCGTCCGTCGCGAAGCTCGAGGCCGCCGGCGCCACCGTCGTCCCGATCACCGCGACGACCGCGTTCAACCGGGTCCTGTCCGAGGGCAGCGGCAGCACGAACGAGTTCAAGCACGACCTGGACGAGTACGTCGCGAAGCACCTCGACCCCGACGTGACCGCCCGGTCGCTGCAGGGCATCCTGGCCTCGGGCGAGTACGTGCCGAGCCGCAAGTCGACCTACGAGTCCCGCGACCTGATCACCGACGCGCAGTACCAGGCGTGGGCCGGGCCGACGGGGTCGCACACGACGCAGCTCGCCACCGGCAAGCAGCTCGTCACGCAGATGCTCGACGACCAGGACCTCGACTCGCTCATCTACCCGTCGGGCACGCCCTACGGCACGCAGTCGACGAACATGCGTCTGAGCCCGAACACCGGCATGCCGGCGATCACCGTCCCGATGGGGCAGGCGACCGCGGCCGACGGCGCGATCACCGGCGCCGGCGTGAACCTCGAGTTCCTCGGCCGCTCGTTCGACGAGAGCACGCTGATCGGCCTGGGCTACGCCTTCGAGCAGGAGACGAAGGCGCGCACCACGCCCGCGCTGTACCCGACGCTCGGCTGA
- a CDS encoding isocitrate lyase/phosphoenolpyruvate mutase family protein → MSTSTADKATTLKQLHEAPEILRVVNVWDAITAKVVSDLPGTKAIATAGHSIAASYGYEDGGMPLDLALSGAAIVAAATDLPVTADLDDGYEDPAETIRRAIASGIVGANVEDRLRPFDEAVARVAAITAAAQAEGVDFQLNARTDAIARGGDRPLDESIADAIARGKAFLDNGAALVFVPGAIQRDVVEQLVAGLGRGKLSVIGLPGALPAAEYEALGVARISYGPLTQRVALRALRDLATDLYADGVVPEDTPTLN, encoded by the coding sequence ATGAGCACGAGCACCGCCGACAAGGCCACCACCCTCAAGCAGCTGCACGAAGCCCCGGAGATCCTCCGCGTCGTGAACGTGTGGGACGCGATCACCGCGAAGGTGGTCAGCGACCTGCCCGGCACGAAGGCGATCGCCACCGCCGGGCACTCGATCGCTGCGTCGTACGGGTACGAGGACGGCGGGATGCCCCTCGACCTCGCACTGTCGGGCGCCGCGATCGTGGCTGCCGCGACCGACCTGCCGGTCACCGCGGATCTGGACGATGGCTACGAGGACCCGGCCGAGACCATCCGGCGCGCGATCGCCTCCGGCATCGTCGGCGCCAACGTCGAGGACCGCCTGCGCCCCTTTGACGAGGCCGTCGCCCGGGTCGCCGCGATCACGGCCGCTGCCCAGGCCGAGGGCGTCGACTTCCAGCTGAACGCCCGCACCGACGCGATCGCCCGCGGCGGCGATCGTCCACTCGACGAGAGCATCGCGGACGCCATCGCACGCGGAAAGGCGTTCCTCGACAACGGCGCGGCGCTCGTCTTCGTGCCCGGCGCGATCCAGCGCGACGTCGTCGAGCAGCTCGTCGCGGGCCTCGGCCGCGGCAAGCTGTCGGTCATCGGCCTGCCGGGAGCCCTGCCCGCGGCCGAGTACGAGGCCCTCGGCGTGGCCCGCATCTCGTACGGTCCGCTGACGCAGCGCGTCGCGCTGCGCGCGCTCCGCGACCTGGCGACCGACTTGTACGCGGACGGCGTCGTGCCGGAGGACACCCCGACCCTGAACTGA
- a CDS encoding aminotransferase class I/II-fold pyridoxal phosphate-dependent enzyme, with amino-acid sequence MASDEQDPVGTLRGVRTSIKWTRYAPDVLPLFVAEMDHDVAPEIRQALIERVSQSDLGYLDGPGPLAPAFAQFALDRWGWEIDPSRIHLATDVSVGIVESLRLALPDGGRVAITPPVYPPFFELVDEARCQVEEVPLLEQWGQYRLDLEGLERAFAGGVGVFLLCNPHNPVGLVHDRADLLAIAELAAKYDVLVISDEIHAPLTHPGVQFTPFAAVAGPVGARSVCVTSASKGWNLAGVKCSIIVAGDDRTAALLDTLWEEVACRTSILGLHANLAAFTVGTTWLDDVVSQIVANDRLLAKLLAEHLPGVVYTRPRAGYLAWLDFRGIGLGDDPAVPLRENAYVALNSGLGFGSEGRGFVRLNLACSPETLREAVFRIASAYPSSAQEGLVWHVA; translated from the coding sequence ATGGCGAGCGACGAGCAGGACCCGGTCGGCACGCTCCGCGGAGTCCGGACGAGCATCAAGTGGACGCGGTACGCACCCGACGTGCTGCCCCTGTTCGTCGCCGAGATGGACCACGACGTCGCGCCGGAGATCCGGCAGGCCCTGATCGAGCGCGTGTCGCAGTCCGACCTCGGCTACCTGGACGGACCCGGGCCGCTCGCGCCCGCGTTCGCGCAGTTCGCGCTCGACCGCTGGGGCTGGGAGATCGACCCGTCCCGCATCCACCTCGCCACCGACGTCAGTGTCGGCATCGTCGAGTCGCTGCGGCTCGCGCTGCCCGACGGCGGTCGCGTCGCGATCACGCCGCCGGTGTACCCGCCGTTCTTCGAACTCGTCGACGAGGCCCGATGTCAGGTGGAAGAGGTCCCGCTGCTCGAGCAGTGGGGGCAGTACCGACTCGACCTCGAGGGACTCGAGCGGGCGTTCGCCGGCGGGGTCGGCGTCTTCCTGCTCTGCAACCCGCACAACCCCGTCGGCCTCGTGCACGACCGCGCCGATCTGCTCGCGATCGCCGAACTCGCGGCGAAGTACGACGTGCTCGTCATCAGCGACGAGATCCACGCGCCCCTCACGCACCCTGGCGTGCAGTTCACCCCGTTCGCGGCCGTCGCCGGACCCGTCGGAGCCCGCAGCGTCTGCGTGACCTCGGCGAGCAAGGGCTGGAACCTCGCGGGCGTGAAGTGCTCGATCATCGTCGCCGGCGACGACCGCACCGCCGCGCTCCTCGACACCCTGTGGGAAGAGGTCGCCTGCCGCACGAGCATCCTCGGGCTGCACGCGAACCTCGCCGCGTTCACCGTCGGGACCACGTGGCTCGACGACGTGGTGTCCCAGATCGTGGCCAACGACCGGCTGCTCGCGAAGCTCCTCGCCGAGCACCTGCCCGGTGTGGTCTACACGCGGCCCCGAGCCGGGTACCTGGCGTGGCTCGACTTCCGGGGGATCGGGCTCGGCGACGACCCGGCCGTGCCGCTGCGCGAGAACGCGTACGTCGCGCTCAACTCCGGTCTCGGGTTCGGGAGCGAGGGGCGTGGATTCGTCCGCCTCAACCTGGCGTGCTCACCGGAGACCCTGCGCGAGGCCGTGTTCCGCATCGCCTCGGCGTACCCGTCGAGTGCGCAGGAGGGGTTGGTCTGGCACGTCGCGTGA
- a CDS encoding class I SAM-dependent methyltransferase, which yields MSTTTFDDLIAIGEAADVTGWDFSWLDGRATEERPPWGYAKMLGERLGRLAGVPGTASLDVQTGGGEVLAEAPAFPATAVATESWAPNVATATRHLHPRGVVVVADPDEPPLPFADGAFDLVTSRHPAAIHWDELARVLAPGGTYFAQHVGPASVFELIEFFLGPKPVERRGRHHDDEADAARAAGLEIVELRTARTRIEIHDVAAVVYLLRKVIWWVPDFTVERYRDRLLDLHELIQRDGSFVAHSTRHLIEARRPV from the coding sequence ATGAGCACCACCACGTTCGACGACCTGATCGCGATCGGCGAAGCCGCCGACGTCACCGGCTGGGACTTCTCGTGGCTCGACGGCCGCGCCACCGAGGAACGCCCGCCGTGGGGCTACGCGAAGATGCTCGGCGAGCGACTCGGTCGCCTCGCCGGGGTCCCCGGCACCGCCAGCCTCGACGTGCAGACCGGCGGTGGCGAGGTCCTCGCCGAAGCGCCGGCGTTCCCAGCCACCGCGGTGGCGACGGAGTCCTGGGCACCGAACGTCGCCACCGCCACACGACACCTGCACCCGCGCGGCGTGGTCGTCGTCGCGGACCCCGACGAGCCGCCGCTGCCCTTCGCCGACGGCGCGTTCGACCTGGTGACGAGCCGGCACCCGGCTGCGATCCACTGGGACGAGCTCGCCCGGGTCCTCGCACCCGGGGGCACGTACTTCGCCCAGCACGTCGGCCCGGCGAGCGTCTTCGAGCTGATCGAGTTCTTCCTCGGCCCGAAGCCCGTCGAGCGGCGCGGCCGGCACCACGACGACGAAGCCGACGCAGCACGTGCCGCCGGACTCGAGATCGTCGAGCTGCGGACCGCGCGGACCCGGATCGAGATCCACGACGTCGCCGCGGTCGTCTACCTGCTCCGCAAGGTGATCTGGTGGGTGCCGGACTTCACCGTCGAGCGGTACCGCGACCGCCTGCTCGACCTGCACGAGCTGATCCAACGAGACGGATCGTTCGTGGCGCACTCGACGCGCCACCTCATCGAGGCGCGCCGACCCGTGTGA
- a CDS encoding GNAT family N-acetyltransferase has product MPEATSTVTIADLATPADAEAFRVLNEAWITQFFALEDEDRKFLGDPVGHVVDPGGAVFVARLDDQVIGCIGIVPTTPGVFELVKMAVAPGHQGHGTGRKLIAAALDRARELSAHRIDLESNAQLASAVHLYEAFGFRHLREDELVPSPYVRADVHMTLELH; this is encoded by the coding sequence ATGCCCGAAGCGACCTCCACCGTCACCATCGCCGACCTCGCCACCCCTGCTGACGCCGAGGCGTTCCGCGTCCTCAACGAGGCCTGGATCACGCAGTTCTTCGCGCTCGAGGACGAGGACCGCAAGTTCCTCGGCGACCCCGTCGGTCACGTCGTCGACCCCGGCGGCGCCGTGTTCGTCGCCCGACTCGACGACCAGGTGATCGGGTGCATCGGCATCGTGCCGACGACGCCGGGGGTGTTCGAGCTCGTGAAGATGGCCGTCGCGCCCGGCCACCAGGGGCACGGCACCGGACGGAAGCTCATCGCCGCAGCGCTCGACCGCGCCCGGGAGCTCAGCGCGCACCGGATCGACCTCGAGAGCAACGCGCAGCTGGCCAGCGCCGTGCACCTGTACGAGGCGTTCGGCTTCCGGCACCTGCGCGAGGACGAGCTCGTGCCGAGCCCCTACGTCCGCGCCGACGTGCACATGACGCTCGAGCTGCACTGA
- a CDS encoding LysR substrate-binding domain-containing protein translates to MDRDPDVDLRQLRAFLAVADELHFGRAADRLRIAQPALSQQIRRTERELGVDLFVRTSRSVALTAAGQVLRGRARSLLGQVRRDVDETVRVGRGEAGRLDVGFVVSALPLGPIERVQAFRERYPLVRVDLTEGYSSTLLARIVRGELDLAVVRDPDPDPTVRLLPFRAEAFVAAVPRGHRLAGRQAIRGTELVDEPFVFFPAVAGSLATERNLAPVTAGGRRPVVVQEATTWATVLHLVGAGLGVTVAPESATLAAPDTVVLLPLTDSDHRSELSWAMRADDDREILRNFVEAD, encoded by the coding sequence ATGGATCGGGATCCGGACGTCGACCTCCGCCAGCTCCGCGCGTTCCTGGCCGTGGCCGACGAACTGCACTTCGGGCGCGCTGCCGACCGGCTCCGCATCGCGCAGCCCGCGCTGTCCCAGCAGATCCGCCGCACCGAACGCGAACTCGGCGTCGACCTGTTCGTCCGGACGAGTCGCAGCGTCGCCCTCACCGCCGCCGGCCAGGTGCTGCGGGGGCGTGCGCGGTCGCTGCTCGGGCAGGTGCGCCGCGATGTCGACGAGACGGTCCGGGTCGGGCGGGGTGAGGCCGGCCGGCTCGACGTCGGGTTCGTCGTCTCCGCGCTGCCCCTCGGGCCGATCGAGCGGGTGCAGGCGTTCCGGGAGCGGTACCCGCTGGTCCGCGTCGACCTGACCGAGGGCTACTCGTCGACGCTCCTCGCGCGGATCGTGCGGGGCGAGCTGGACTTGGCCGTCGTGCGCGACCCGGATCCGGACCCCACCGTGCGGCTCCTGCCGTTCCGGGCCGAGGCGTTCGTCGCGGCGGTCCCGCGCGGACACCGGCTCGCGGGCCGTCAAGCCATCCGCGGCACCGAGCTCGTCGACGAGCCGTTCGTGTTCTTCCCCGCCGTCGCCGGTTCGCTCGCCACCGAGCGGAACCTCGCACCGGTCACCGCCGGTGGTCGGCGGCCCGTGGTCGTGCAGGAGGCCACGACCTGGGCCACCGTCCTGCACCTGGTGGGTGCGGGACTCGGCGTGACCGTCGCTCCGGAGAGTGCCACACTCGCCGCGCCGGACACCGTCGTGCTGCTGCCGCTGACCGACAGCGACCACCGCAGCGAGCTGTCCTGGGCGATGCGCGCCGACGACGACCGCGAGATCCTGCGGAACTTCGTCGAAGCCGACTGA
- a CDS encoding FBP domain-containing protein has product MKPLTEADIRSSFVNATPDELEQLPIPGLHEMLWDEREFLGWRDPQAARRGYIVSWIDDRPVGIVVRSAGGSLRAGIAAMCSFCHSPQPATQVRLFSAPRAGEAGRNGNTIGTYICEDLGCSMLIRTAPPHLNPPATIAMRGASLLQRVQNFTADIMKSA; this is encoded by the coding sequence GTGAAGCCACTGACCGAAGCCGACATCCGATCCTCGTTCGTCAACGCCACCCCCGACGAGCTCGAGCAGCTGCCGATCCCCGGCCTGCACGAGATGCTCTGGGACGAGCGCGAGTTCCTGGGCTGGCGCGACCCGCAGGCCGCCCGCCGCGGGTACATCGTGTCCTGGATCGACGACCGCCCCGTGGGCATCGTCGTCCGGTCCGCGGGCGGGTCCCTGCGCGCCGGCATCGCCGCGATGTGCTCGTTCTGCCACTCACCGCAGCCGGCGACGCAGGTGCGGCTGTTCTCGGCTCCCCGTGCGGGCGAGGCCGGGCGCAACGGCAACACGATCGGCACCTACATCTGCGAGGACCTCGGGTGCTCGATGCTCATCCGCACCGCTCCGCCGCACCTCAACCCGCCGGCGACCATCGCGATGCGCGGTGCCTCGCTGCTGCAGCGCGTGCAGAACTTCACCGCGGACATCATGAAGTCGGCGTGA
- a CDS encoding M48 family metalloprotease, translated as MVVAGIALIVLALLVVVFAPRVLTRSAWTIDRPRTALVCWSLAVLLGVVGFVAGIALVVLADRPLTELLGGDGSPTHGFNVGVALLAVIAFVVAVRVRPGPEHEAVRQAMRSGVAPHREIDGTPVAVVDADHALACAVPGRSGGVLVSTGLADRLRTDELEAVVAHERAHLTQHHAAAVAVAESIERAVPWVPGARAMARSTRVLVEFAADDAAARRVGRDALRRAVLVADESSALGAIRASRLS; from the coding sequence GTGGTCGTCGCCGGCATCGCGCTCATCGTCCTCGCCCTGCTGGTGGTCGTGTTCGCCCCGAGGGTGCTGACCCGCTCCGCCTGGACCATCGACCGCCCGCGCACCGCCCTGGTGTGCTGGTCGCTCGCGGTGCTGCTCGGCGTCGTCGGGTTCGTCGCCGGCATCGCCCTCGTCGTGCTCGCCGACCGCCCGCTCACCGAGCTCCTCGGCGGCGACGGCTCCCCCACGCACGGCTTCAACGTCGGCGTCGCACTGCTCGCGGTCATCGCGTTCGTCGTCGCCGTCCGCGTCCGCCCCGGACCCGAGCACGAGGCCGTCCGCCAGGCCATGCGCTCCGGCGTCGCGCCGCACCGCGAGATCGACGGCACCCCGGTGGCCGTCGTCGACGCGGACCACGCCCTCGCCTGCGCCGTGCCCGGGCGGAGCGGCGGTGTGCTGGTCAGCACCGGCTTGGCAGACCGGTTGCGGACAGACGAACTGGAGGCCGTGGTCGCCCACGAGCGCGCCCACCTGACCCAGCACCACGCGGCTGCGGTCGCGGTCGCCGAATCGATCGAGCGTGCGGTCCCGTGGGTGCCCGGTGCGCGCGCCATGGCGCGCTCGACGCGCGTCCTCGTGGAGTTCGCCGCCGACGACGCCGCAGCCCGACGTGTCGGACGCGATGCCCTGCGCCGGGCCGTCCTGGTGGCGGACGAGAGCAGCGCGCTCGGGGCGATCCGGGCCTCCCGTCTCTCCTGA